The stretch of DNA TAGACGCCTTTGATCATGGTATTTTTAGTTTTGATTTAGCAAATAATTACGGTCCATCAAAAGGCTCAGCTGAGGAGACCTTTGCCAAGATTTTAGCGCAGGATTTAAAGCCTTACCGTGAAGAATTGGTGATTACGACCAAAGCAGGTTATCCAGCGTGGCCGGGACCATATGGCGCTTTCGGCTCACGAAAAGCACTGATTGGGTCATTGGATCGTAGCTTGCGCCGGATGGACTTAGATTATGTGGATATTTTTTATTCACATCGGCCTGATCCAAACATTGATTTGCAAGAAACCGCGCAGGCTTTAGATTTACTGGTACGGCAAGGAAAAGCTCTGTATGTTGGTATTTCGAACTATACGAAAGCGCAGACGGCTGAAATGATCGGTTATTTCAAGGACATGCAGACGCCCTTTACTGTGAACCAAGTTTCTTATAATATGTTGAATCGCCAAGCAGAAAGCACGGGCTTATTGGATTATTTAGGCCAAAATAATGCCGGTCTAGTGGCTTATGGCCCATTGGCGGAAGGGTTATTGACGCAACGCTATCTCGATGGGATACCGGCCGACTTTCCAATTCATCGTACCAATAAGTATTTGTTGGCAGCAGGCGCAGATACCGTTGTGAAACGTTTAAACGCGCTGAATGCTATTGCCAGTCAACGGGGCCAAACCTTAGCACAGTTGGCGTTAGCTTGGTTATTACGATCAAAAACGGTCACGAGTGTGATTATTGGGACGACGAGTGTGGCACATTTACACGCAAATTTAGCAGCGACACAGCAATTAGCCTTTAGCGATGATGAAGTGCAGCAAATTAAGCAAATTTTAGGTTAACAAAAACGGCTCTGGATTTTCGTCGATGACGAAATCTTGGGCCGTTATTGGGTTGAAGGTAGCGGACTAAAAGTCGCAAAAAATAGTCATCAAAATGTAATTATAAGTATCGAACACACGTTCTAAAAGTGTGCTATGATTAGGTTACTATTTTCGATGAGGTGATCTGAATGGAACAGTTGAAAACGCTGGAAGCATCATTATTACAAGCATATGAATTGAATTGTGTCGTACGTTTGACCCTGACGGATGGTCAGCGACCGAGTGGCTTAATTGCAGCGGTTGATGACGAAAACGTCTTTCTGAATCAACAGGCTGGGGTCGTCAATCAAATGAAAATCAGCGATGTGACTGAGATTGCCTTTTTGAAAGAACCTTGGTGGCAACGTTAAAAAATCGGGTGGATTTGCCAATGACAGATCACCCGATTTTAGTTACAGTTGATATTTTTGACGAATTTCTTGTTTCCGAAATTCCGTGATTCGACGTACTAGGTCAAGTGGTAAGGGCTGGTCTAATGGCAATTGAATGGCCCCTTTGCTGGTCTTGTAAGGTGTCAGTTCTGTCGCAAAGGCCGCCACGCCGCTGGCAGTTGGATACAAGCCAATGTGATGTTTGAATAGGGCGAAGTGGATCACATTCTCGTGCCAATAAAAGGTCGGCATCTGGTATTTGAGTTGTTCTGCTGCCGTCGGTAAGCTGGTCAGAATCGTTGTCCTCAGCGAATTCAACGCAGGTTGATAAGCACTGGGGGTTGCAGCAATATACTTTTCAATAGGGGTCATAGCAGTCACTACTCCTTAACACGTAATTGTTTTACTAGTTCAGCATCTGGTCGCACCGTGATCGTGCTGGCTTTGCCAGAAAAAGTAACTAAGCCAGATTTAGCCCCCTTAGGCTTACGCAATTGGCTGACTTTGAGTACGTCGACAGGCACCCGTGATTGCTTACGCCCCTTACTGTAATAAGCGGTTAGGACCGCCGCTTCCTGAAGCGTCTGTTGACTAGGCTGATTGCTGTGGATAACGACATGTGATCCCGCGAGCTCGCTCACGTGCATCCAGTAATAGTCTTTGCGTGCAGTCAGCGTTAGGTGATCGTTTTGTTCACTGTTTTTACCGACTTCAACTAAGACGTGGTCACTCGTATAAAAACGGCGTGGATGTGCTGGCTCAGGGGCTTTTGAGGAATGTAGGACTTTTGTTTTGAGTGCGCCTTCGGTAATGAGTTCTTGTTTGACGGTTGCGACTTGATCAGCGTCTTCGGCCTCGAAATTTTTCTGACGGGCTACTTGTTGCTTGAGCTCGGCTTCAGCTTGGTCACGATTGCTCATGACGGTCTGAAGGCCCCGCTTATCTTTACGATACTGATGAAAATAAGCTTCAGCGTTAGCCATAATTGATTTGGTCACATCAAGTTGAATGGCTAGTTCTTGACCAGGATTACGATAATCAGGCAAAACGACAAAGTGATGACGGCCCTCAATTTGGCTGGCATAAGTTTTGAGTAGGGTGCCTTTCACTTGTAATTCAGTAGCATCATCAACGCGGTCAATGGCGCGAGTTAAGGCTTCAATTTGTTTGTTGGTTCGATGGATCTGCCGAGTCATCGCTTGTTGAACTAAGGTGGCATCGGTTGTTTCGGCTTGGTTTGACATAATTGCCCATCCTTTTTTGAAATTATTGCTATTTTTAGTATACCGCAGGCAAAATAATCCAGCAGGCTTCATGAAAATTCGGTATCCTAGTAGAGGGAGTGTGATTGTGATGCAAAAAACGTTAATTATTAATGCTGGGAGCTCGTCTCTGAAATGGCAGTTATTTGAAATGCCAGCAGAAACAGTCCTAGCTAGTGGTATGGTCGAACGGATCAGTATGCCAGGTTCGATTTTTACGATTAAGTATGGTGACCATCAAAAATTTGAAACAACAGTTGATAATTTAGATCAAGGTCAAGCGGCCAAAATGATGTTGACAGAATTACAACGCTTGGCAGTTATTCAATCGTTAAGTGAGATTACTGCCGTGGCCCACCGCGTCGTTGCCGGTGGCGAAACTTTTAAGCATGCGGTCGAAGTCACGCCAACGGTGCTAGCTGAGATCAAAGGGTTAAGTGATTTTGCACCATTGCATAATCCAATGGAAGCCCAAGGCATTGAAACAATGGCCCAAACCTTGCCTAACGTGAAACAATATGCGGTCTTTGACAGTCAATTCTTTACTGATTTGCCTGAAATGAACGCCATTTATAGCTTACCTTATGAGTTAACCCAAAAATATCATATTCGACGTTATGGCGAACATGGTATTTCTCACGGTTATTTAACAGGTCGTGCAGCTGAATTATTGAACAAACCTAAGTCAGACGTTGATTTGGTCACGTTACACTTGGGAAGTGGCGCGTCATTGGCAGCCGTCAAAAATGGCAAAGCTTTCGATACGTCGATGGGCTTTACCCCATTGACAGGGGTGACCATGGGAACGCGAGCCGGCGATTTAGATCCGGCGGTCCTACCATTCTTGATGAAAGAATTGAAGATCAGTGATCCTAATGAAATTATGATGATGTTTAATAACGACTCCGGATTACTAGGTGTTTCTGGCATTTCACCAGATATGCGTGAGATTAAAGCTCAGGAACAGACGAATCCACGTGCAAAATTAGCCATTGATATTTTTGTTAATCGTATTGCGAAATACGCTGGCAGTTACTTGACTGAATTGCACGGCGCCGATGCCGTCATTTTTGCTGGTGGTATTGGTGAACATAACGCTGAGTTGCGGCAACAAATTATCACTGAACTACAAGTCTTTGGCGTTAAATTGGATGCTAAGTTGAACGCTGCCGGCCATGAAGGTGTGATTAGCGCGGCTGATTCAGCCATCAAAGTCCTATTGATTCCAACGAACGAAGAATTGGCGATGGTTCGACAAGTTGCCGCCTTACAACAGTAAATTAAGCTTTTTTAAAACTGGAACAAGTTACTAGGTATCATGCTGATTACCATGCTAAACTAATTTCCAAGAGCAGGAATGTTCAACCAGCGGTCGTGACGACCGTAAGGAGGGAAGCGCCTTAGTTGGCGCGGATAGATGATCGGTTTATTGATTGCTTTGGTAATTGGATTCTGGTTGCTGAAAGTTGTCTTTAAAGTTGGTTTTTGGCTACTAGGATTAGTGGCAATGGTCGTGATTGGCTTATTTCTCATTCGAGTGGTTTTATGGCTTGGATTAGCAGTAGCAGCAATCGGCGGCCTAGCACTCTTAGCGATACCATTTCATAGCTAAACGATAAAAAATAATAGGGTCTGAATTTAGTGATTGCTTGCTAATTCAGGTCCTATTTTAATTTTATCGTCAAATTAACGAACTAATGAGTCTGCTGCAAGGTGGTTAACGGCATCGCTACTTCTGTGAGAGTAACTGGTTTGCCAGTCTCGGCAGTTAACTGATTTGTAAAGAAATGTCATTGAAGGATTACAGCAAAGTCCCCAGCCAGACCATGGCTAAGCCACCCACTAAGCTCAAGCTA from Lactiplantibacillus brownii encodes:
- a CDS encoding aldo/keto reductase; the encoded protein is MAFSAATTRYETLPIRRVGKTGLQLPAISLGLWRNFGDEAPFENSRRVVLDAFDHGIFSFDLANNYGPSKGSAEETFAKILAQDLKPYREELVITTKAGYPAWPGPYGAFGSRKALIGSLDRSLRRMDLDYVDIFYSHRPDPNIDLQETAQALDLLVRQGKALYVGISNYTKAQTAEMIGYFKDMQTPFTVNQVSYNMLNRQAESTGLLDYLGQNNAGLVAYGPLAEGLLTQRYLDGIPADFPIHRTNKYLLAAGADTVVKRLNALNAIASQRGQTLAQLALAWLLRSKTVTSVIIGTTSVAHLHANLAATQQLAFSDDEVQQIKQILG
- a CDS encoding iron chaperone; the protein is MTPIEKYIAATPSAYQPALNSLRTTILTSLPTAAEQLKYQMPTFYWHENVIHFALFKHHIGLYPTASGVAAFATELTPYKTSKGAIQLPLDQPLPLDLVRRITEFRKQEIRQKYQL
- a CDS encoding NFACT RNA binding domain-containing protein, with the translated sequence MSNQAETTDATLVQQAMTRQIHRTNKQIEALTRAIDRVDDATELQVKGTLLKTYASQIEGRHHFVVLPDYRNPGQELAIQLDVTKSIMANAEAYFHQYRKDKRGLQTVMSNRDQAEAELKQQVARQKNFEAEDADQVATVKQELITEGALKTKVLHSSKAPEPAHPRRFYTSDHVLVEVGKNSEQNDHLTLTARKDYYWMHVSELAGSHVVIHSNQPSQQTLQEAAVLTAYYSKGRKQSRVPVDVLKVSQLRKPKGAKSGLVTFSGKASTITVRPDAELVKQLRVKE
- a CDS encoding acetate/propionate family kinase, producing the protein MQKTLIINAGSSSLKWQLFEMPAETVLASGMVERISMPGSIFTIKYGDHQKFETTVDNLDQGQAAKMMLTELQRLAVIQSLSEITAVAHRVVAGGETFKHAVEVTPTVLAEIKGLSDFAPLHNPMEAQGIETMAQTLPNVKQYAVFDSQFFTDLPEMNAIYSLPYELTQKYHIRRYGEHGISHGYLTGRAAELLNKPKSDVDLVTLHLGSGASLAAVKNGKAFDTSMGFTPLTGVTMGTRAGDLDPAVLPFLMKELKISDPNEIMMMFNNDSGLLGVSGISPDMREIKAQEQTNPRAKLAIDIFVNRIAKYAGSYLTELHGADAVIFAGGIGEHNAELRQQIITELQVFGVKLDAKLNAAGHEGVISAADSAIKVLLIPTNEELAMVRQVAALQQ
- a CDS encoding small multidrug resistance protein, which codes for MIGLLIALVIGFWLLKVVFKVGFWLLGLVAMVVIGLFLIRVVLWLGLAVAAIGGLALLAIPFHS